Part of the uncultured Anaeromusa sp. genome is shown below.
TGCTCTGGCAACGGCGGCAGATTTATTTATTGTGGCGCCGGCTACTGCCAACATGTTGGGCAAACTGGCTGCAGGCATTGCCGACGATATGCTTTCAACGACGCTTATGGCGACCAAAGCTCCTGTTTTGTTGGCGCCGGCGATGAATACCAATATGTATCTCAACCCGGTTGTGCAGAAAAACCTGCGGTCGCTGGCGGAACTAGGGTACCGCATTTTGCCGCCGGCCTGCGGCCTGCTGGCCTGCGGCACCGAAGGTCCTGGGCGTTTGCCGGAGCCGGTGGAAATTGTTGAAGCCGCAGAGGCTGTGCTGCAGGAACGGCAAAGCCTTCAAGGCGTGAGGGTGCTGGTAACTGCTGGCGGCACAAGAGAGCCGATTGATCCGGTGCGTTATTTAGGCAATCGCTCCAGCGGTAAAATGGGTTATGCCATTGCCGCTCAAGCAGCGCGGCGCGGCGCGGAGGTCGTGCTTGTTTCCGGTCCGGTAGCGCTTGAGACGCCCGCGGGGGTAACGCGCATCAATGTGGAATCAGCGGCGCAGATGCGAGAAGCGGTGCTGCGCGAATTTCCGCAGGTGCAGGTAGTAGTAAAAGCGGCTGCCGTTGCCGACTATGCTGTTGAGCATCCGGCGGAGCATAAGATTAAAAAAAATGACGAGCCCCTCACCTTGGTTCTGAAGAAAAACCCGGATATACTCAAAGAATTGGGTGAGAAAAAGCAGGGCCAGCTTTTAGTAGGTTTTGCGGCGGAAACCAGGGAGCTTCTGGCTCATGCCAGAGAAAAACTGGAAAAGAAGAATTTGGATTTGATTGTGGCTAATGATGTGACCATGCCTGGCGCTGGTTTTCAAAGCGATACAAATATTGTCAAGATTTTGCGTCGCGATGGCGCCATGGAGGAGTGGCCGCAGCTGTCCAAAGAGGAAGTAGCCGCCCGCTTATGGGATCTGCTTGAAAAAATGTTGGCTGATACAGTTGCTTTTTCTTGATGCAGTCTATATAATTTAATTTGTATTTTCTCTACAATTGTATAAGCAAACCATCCAGAGTTGGCTGAGGGACTGGCCCGATGAAGCTGCGGCAACCATTGCTATTGAAGCAAAACGGTGCCAATTCCTGCATCTATTGATGCGAGATGGGAGTAAGGACCAAGTTCCCTCCCTTTTTAGGGAGGGTTTCTTTTTTAGTCGAAAAATAGGAGGCGAAGCATTCTTGAAGAAACGAGTATTATTTACATCGGAATCAGTAACAGAAGGACATCCGGATAAGCTGGCGGACCAAGTATCTGACGCTATTTTGGACGCCATTCTGGCTAAGGATCCTCAGGCTCGCGTGGCTTGCGAGACCTTAGTAACGACCGGCCTGGTTCATGTGGTTGGTGAAATCACCACTTCTTGCTATGTGGATATTCCGCATATTGTCCGGGAGACGGTTAAGGAAATCGGCTATACCCGCGCCAAGTTCGGCTTTGACGGCGAAACCTGCGGCGTAATGGTATCCATTGACGAGCAATCGCCGGATATTGCCATGGGCGTTAATGAAGCCTTAGAAGCTAAACAAGGAAATACCGATTTAATGGAAGCCATTGGCGCTGGCGACCAGGGTATGATGTTCGGCTATGCCACGAACGAAACTCCGGAATTCATGCCACTGCCGATTGCTTTGGCGCATCGGCTGTCACGCCGCCTTGCAGAAATCCGCAAAACCGACGTAGTGGACTATTTGCGCCCTGACGGCAAAACCCAGGTCACCGTGGAATACGAAGACGGCGTACCTGTACGCATTGACGCTATCGTTATTTCCACACAGCACGGTCCTGATGTAACCCGCGAGCAAATTGAAGCAGACCTGCGCAAGCATGTCATTGCACCGGTTGTGCCCGCTAAGTTCTTGGATGACAAGACCAAGTATTATATCAACCCCACCGGACGTTTTGTGGTGGGCGGCCCTCAAGGCGACGCCGGCTTGACGGGACGGAAGATTATCGTTGATACCTATGGCGGCATGGCTCGCCATGGCGGCGGCGCATTCTCCGGTAAGGATCCGACAAAAGTTGACCGTTCCGGTGCTTATGCAGCACGGTATGTTGCTAAAAACATCGTAGCTGCCGGCTTGGCGGACAAATGTGAAATTCAGCTGGCTTACGCCATTGGCGTAGCTCAGCCGGTATCGATCATGGTGGAAACCTTTGGCACCGCCAAGGTAGAGGAAACATTGATTGAGGAGCTGATTAAAAAGCACTTCGATCTGCGGCCTGCCGGCATTATCAAAATGCTGGATTTGCGCCGTCCCTTGTATCGACAGACAGCCGCCTACGGTCATTTCGGCCGTACCGATATCGATCTTCCTTGGGAGCAGACAGACAAAGCCGCTGCCATTCGCAGCGACGCTGGAATCTAAGAACAGCACTAGGAACAGCCTTGATCGAGCTTGCTCGGTCAGGGCTGTTTTTCTCTATATCCTAG
Proteins encoded:
- the coaBC gene encoding bifunctional phosphopantothenoylcysteine decarboxylase/phosphopantothenate--cysteine ligase CoaBC, which produces MPFTGKTVVVGVCGGIAAYKAVELVSRLRKQKATVHVVMTQHAAEFVTPLTFRELSGQPVVVSMWDEPKNWHVEHIALATAADLFIVAPATANMLGKLAAGIADDMLSTTLMATKAPVLLAPAMNTNMYLNPVVQKNLRSLAELGYRILPPACGLLACGTEGPGRLPEPVEIVEAAEAVLQERQSLQGVRVLVTAGGTREPIDPVRYLGNRSSGKMGYAIAAQAARRGAEVVLVSGPVALETPAGVTRINVESAAQMREAVLREFPQVQVVVKAAAVADYAVEHPAEHKIKKNDEPLTLVLKKNPDILKELGEKKQGQLLVGFAAETRELLAHAREKLEKKNLDLIVANDVTMPGAGFQSDTNIVKILRRDGAMEEWPQLSKEEVAARLWDLLEKMLADTVAFS
- the metK gene encoding methionine adenosyltransferase produces the protein MKKRVLFTSESVTEGHPDKLADQVSDAILDAILAKDPQARVACETLVTTGLVHVVGEITTSCYVDIPHIVRETVKEIGYTRAKFGFDGETCGVMVSIDEQSPDIAMGVNEALEAKQGNTDLMEAIGAGDQGMMFGYATNETPEFMPLPIALAHRLSRRLAEIRKTDVVDYLRPDGKTQVTVEYEDGVPVRIDAIVISTQHGPDVTREQIEADLRKHVIAPVVPAKFLDDKTKYYINPTGRFVVGGPQGDAGLTGRKIIVDTYGGMARHGGGAFSGKDPTKVDRSGAYAARYVAKNIVAAGLADKCEIQLAYAIGVAQPVSIMVETFGTAKVEETLIEELIKKHFDLRPAGIIKMLDLRRPLYRQTAAYGHFGRTDIDLPWEQTDKAAAIRSDAGI